TTAAGACGATGTGCCCAATAACTTACAAAATCAATTGCTATAATTCCCACAATAATTTTTATTATGTATGGCATTTCAATTTGGTTGAGTAAACCAATATTATTTTCAGCAACCCAGTCAAATACAAAAACAAAAAGAGATGCAATTACTATGTTCAAAATGATGTAACCTGCCTGCAAAATAACACTATGAAAAAGGTGTATACTATTTTTCTTAATCGCCGAACCGTTTTCTAAAAATTGCTCAATAGTAAAGAAAATTGCGAGTAATATCACGAACATTTTATCTGCATCAATACGTATTAGGCTTTCAATAATAGTGTTCATTTATGTTAGGTTTATGTTTTAATCGCTTGGCACACAACGGTCTGGATTTGATTCCATTGCGAACGAAAATCCGTAGGATTTTCCGAAGTAGAAAATAAGCCAAGTAAATTTACACAAACTTTTGGATTCATCATCAAACCCAGCATTGGATTGTATGAAATGTTACACACAGTTTTTATGGAGCTGAGTTTATCTTTTTAAATTTATACGCACAACCCTCAACACAAAATATATAAGTTGGGTTTATAAATAGATACTTTGATTCAAAGTTTATTTTTTCAATAAATACGCCTGCTGAGTTTTCAATTCCAGTTGTGAATCCTTCGCAACCGTAGATTAAAGTTAATACATTTGATTCAATTGAGTATGTGCCATATGTACATTCCGAGAACCTATTTGATGAAAATGTACGATTATCTAAAAAAGTATACTTATATCCGTTATCTACAGAACTCCAATTCCCAGGTCCACCAGCACTTTGGTAAGTTTCTACTAGTTGCCAAGTTCCTATAATTGATTTCTCTTGGTTTACTTCGTTATCATTGTTACTACACCCAAAGAATGAAATAACAACTAAACAAAAAATCCCAATTTTTAATTTTGTTTTCATCGGCTGAATTTTTTTATAAGATGAATATACACTCCAGAGGTTGCGTTAAATTGGCAACAATGGTCTTGATTAGTTGCGTATTTTACACTAAAATTAGCAAATAAATCGCAGATAGAAAGTCCGAGAGTCCCGATGCTTCGGGATTCGTGAATAGATTAATGCCAAGCAATTAATTTTATACGGAGTAGTAGAGCCTTTTTATTTTATCTCTTGAATTGGAGTGTTAGCCTTTGAATTAGAAATCAGAATTGCATAATCTAAAAAATCAGTAGTCGATTTACCTTTCACTTGCTCACCATTTGATTTGTCGTCTGTCATTATAATTTCCATTAAATCAGGTATTCCGTCATTGTAAAGTGTGTTTTCTTTATTTAATCGAAAAAGCGTAATATCCGATAGTTTAGTTTTCTTTAAATTATCAATACCTCGAAAATATTCCTTTTCATAATCACCAATTCCAAAACCGCCTTCTGTAGTATAAGTTTTGTAAACCATATTGTCGTCATAAACAATATCCCAAAGCACGTTACTTTTCGTAAGATAGCCAATTACTGAAATTATATCTTTACGCTTGTAAATATTATTCTCGATTAGCTTTGTGAAAAAGGATACTTTATTTCCTTCTCTTTCTTTTTCTAAATGGAAAAAACCAAATCGTATAAACTGTGGTTTTTTGTCGAAACTATAGAAACTGCTTAAATTTAAATAGTTGTCATAAATTATTTGTTCTCGTTTAGAAGCGTTATCAAAGTTCTCAAATGTATGTTTGAGGTTTTGTATTATGTGGTCAAAAACGAATTTGTTATTGATACTCTTTTCAAATTCCATTGGTTTCTTTTCATATTCTTTGACAAAATTTTTCAAAACATTTTTAGAATAACTATCATAGTTTGGTGAAAAGTCAGTTGTATCTAACGTAACCATATTTACTATTTCTTGTAAAAAAATATTTTGGTTTTGCTTGTAGTCAATCACTTCCAATAAATGTTTAGAGGTGTATTGATAGGTAACCAAGAGGTCAATTCCGACAACAGTTAGTTTGTCTTTTTCTTGAAGTTTATCATTGAGCTTTTTTATTTCCTTCCACTTTTCATATGTTTCGACACTTTTCTCTTGTGGTACTCTGGTTCCATAATTGTTGACTAAATCTTTTAATAAAAGAGAATCACCTTTTTTTAAATATTGATTGAAATAGTGTCCGATACTAAAATCCGTTTCTGGAAGATAATATTTTATTGTACCATCTTTCGTAAGAGATTTGAGTAAAGCATATTCGGTCTTTTCAGTTTTTGTACTTCCATGATAAGCACCAAATCCAATTATATTGAATTCTTTTTGCGGAAAGTTGAATTCGGATGAAGTTAAATCAAATCTATTGTCTTCTAAATAATCAGTTTTGGTTTGTGAGCAAGATTGTAAAATCACAAAAGCAAAAAGAAAAGAAAGTAGTGTTTTCATTGTTTATGTTTTTCTTTAAAGATTGCTTCTTTTTAAAATTGTTACAGTTAGTTATGATATTTCGTCAAATACTTAGTAACATCTTGGCTATAATTAGTATGGGAATCATAAGCAATGAACTTTCGATTAAGCACTTAGCGAAATTTTTTTGTTTTGTTTTTTCTTTTCCTTGTTTAAAGCAACTCCGACGCTTCGGGGCCAAAGATTTTGCGACCTCATAAATATACGCAGACCATTCGTTTAAGACCTAAGCCCGCATTGTTTATAGGTTGTGTTGGGTATAGTTTTTTCTTACTAATTCCTCTATTGCAGATTTAAAAGCGAAATGAGCAATTATTCTAATGAATAAATTTCCACCAAAAATCCAATAAAATGCATACCAAATCATATCCACATCATTTGTATCAAGGGTAGAAAATTTTGAGTCTGCGGCTAAAATCCCAATAATGAATGGTATCGCAATTAGAAAAACCATCCAATTTCCATTAATGATAGTCAAGTCCCCATTATTACTTTTTATTTTTACCACTCCACTATGTAAAAAAGATTTGACATTAAAAGAAGACCATCCGTCCGCTTTGTGGAAAGCAATTTTATTTTCCTTTCGTTTAACATAATTGAATCCCGTTTCATCCAAATAGTCTTGAATTAGGTTCAATATTTCAGAAGAATCGAGTTCTCCGAAATCTGCTTTTTTAAATTTCGTCCAAAATTGTATTGGTAGGAATGTCATTTTTTAAATTATACCCAACGTATGTGTAAAGATAGTAAAACGTTAGTTTTATTCTCTTTACATAGTGTTAGTTGTTGTTAATCGGAACTCAAAGGCAGTTTCCTTTGAGTTAGTAAGTAAAATAACTTGCCTCTATGGATTTTAGCTAGAGCTAAAAAACGTAGAGAGGAAGACTGTACAGACCAATAAACTTGACTTTGTCATAATAAAACAGTACCTTGAACTCAATTCGACTTTATATCGTGAAACGATTGTAAATCAGGATTTACTCGATTCCCTGAATCTAAAGTCGGTGTGGGTGAAGGTAATCCCTTTTCTTTATCAATGTCACGGTTATTTTACATCTTATTTCTCTCCATAAACATTGGATTTTACGAACCTCCGAATTAATGACTATTAACTAGTGTATAAACACATTACGTTTAGCCCCCTTATATTTATTAATGTTTTTTCTTGAATTAAGAAGCTAAAGCGAACAGCACTTCAATTGGGTTGGAGTAGGAGTTTTATTTAGCGACTGCCCTTCAAATGTAGCTATAAAATGGCATTAAATCAAATTGAAAATATGGTTGGTAACTATTGAGAAAAGTGTAGTGCTAAAAATTAGTGAGTTTTTATTTGTTTTTTACCACAGTTCTTGATTAGCAACAGTATTTTATTTAGTTTGTTCTTAATTTCATTAACCTCGCAAACAATTGATTGTGTAAGTCAAAATCAAGTTTATCCAATTGTTGAAATCCGATGTCATCATTACTATCAATATCTGTGTTCTTTAAATAATCTAAACGTTCAAGTTTTAATTTTTCCACATAATCTTTTCCTGATTTTAGGTCCGCAATTGTTAATTTCTCTAATTTATTCATGTCTTATTAATTTAAAATATCTATTGCAAATATAATAACTATAGTTTTTATCTATGAAAAAATAGTCTGTATGTTTTCAATTAGATATTAACATTTAAGAATTCTGTTCAACTTACATAGAACGTCTTAGTAATGGTTAGTAAGGGAATTAAAAGATTTAAACTTTCGATTAAGCACTTAGCCAAAACTTTTTATCTTTTTTTATAAACCCAAATCAAAAAGATTTTTCGGACTAAGTTTAAAGCTCCAAACTTTGGTTTAGCTAAAACTAGCAATTTTTTTTAGCAACCATGTAAAAGCAGTATCCAAAGTTTAGTTAATAACTTTAAGGTTCAAAAACTTATTATTATGAAAACAAAGGATACTACTAGATCAAAGTTATTTATTGGAATTGACGTACACAAGCGA
The nucleotide sequence above comes from Aureibaculum algae. Encoded proteins:
- a CDS encoding lipocalin family protein; this encodes MKTKLKIGIFCLVVISFFGCSNNDNEVNQEKSIIGTWQLVETYQSAGGPGNWSSVDNGYKYTFLDNRTFSSNRFSECTYGTYSIESNVLTLIYGCEGFTTGIENSAGVFIEKINFESKYLFINPTYIFCVEGCAYKFKKINSAP